One genomic window of Gracilinema caldarium DSM 7334 includes the following:
- the xylA gene encoding xylose isomerase, protein MAEYFVGNKEYFPGIGKIKYEGPKSDNPLAFKYYDPDKKVGGKTMKEHLRFAVAYWHSFCGDGTDMFGAGTQKQPWKQDAKDPMEGAEHKLDAAFEFITKLGAEFYCFHDRDIAPEGATPAESEKNLMTIVAKAKERQKATGVKLLWGTANLFSNPRFMNGAATNPDFAVVSHAAAQVKAAIDATIELGGQGYTFWGGREGYMSLLNTDLKREKEHLGRFLVMARDYARSRGFTGVFYIEPKPMEPSKHQYDFDVETVAGFLKQFGLEKDFRMNIEANHAELAGHDFHHELETAAALGLFGSVDANRGDPRNGWDTDQFPMSYYETSLAMLTILKIGGFTTGGLNFDAHIRRNSVDPSDLFEAHIGGMDAFAVGLEVAHRIIQDGKYAAFVKQRYASFDAGDGARFEKGQMKFEELAGLAKEYGSVGFTSGKQERLENLLNQYLLGL, encoded by the coding sequence ATGGCAGAGTATTTTGTAGGAAATAAGGAATATTTCCCCGGTATTGGCAAGATCAAGTATGAAGGACCAAAAAGTGATAATCCTTTGGCCTTTAAGTATTATGATCCGGATAAAAAAGTAGGCGGCAAAACCATGAAGGAGCACCTACGGTTTGCCGTTGCCTATTGGCACAGTTTCTGCGGTGACGGTACCGATATGTTCGGTGCGGGGACCCAGAAACAGCCCTGGAAACAGGATGCCAAGGACCCCATGGAGGGGGCGGAGCATAAGCTCGATGCGGCCTTTGAGTTTATTACCAAATTAGGGGCCGAGTTTTATTGTTTCCATGACCGGGATATTGCCCCTGAGGGAGCTACCCCTGCGGAAAGTGAAAAGAACCTGATGACCATAGTAGCTAAGGCGAAGGAACGTCAGAAGGCTACGGGGGTAAAACTGCTCTGGGGTACGGCTAACCTCTTTTCGAATCCCCGTTTCATGAATGGTGCGGCTACCAATCCGGATTTTGCCGTGGTGAGCCATGCCGCAGCCCAGGTGAAGGCCGCCATTGATGCAACCATTGAACTGGGCGGACAGGGCTACACCTTCTGGGGCGGCCGTGAGGGTTATATGTCCCTATTAAACACGGACCTAAAGCGGGAAAAAGAGCATTTAGGCCGTTTCCTGGTAATGGCCCGGGATTATGCCCGCAGCAGAGGCTTTACGGGTGTATTTTACATTGAACCCAAACCGATGGAGCCTTCTAAACATCAGTATGATTTTGATGTGGAAACCGTGGCAGGTTTCCTGAAACAGTTTGGCCTTGAAAAGGACTTCCGGATGAACATAGAGGCCAACCATGCAGAGCTTGCGGGCCACGATTTCCACCATGAATTGGAAACCGCCGCAGCCCTGGGCCTCTTTGGTTCCGTCGATGCAAACCGAGGGGACCCGCGGAATGGTTGGGATACGGACCAGTTCCCTATGAGCTACTATGAAACAAGCCTGGCTATGCTGACCATCCTGAAGATAGGCGGATTTACAACCGGAGGACTTAATTTTGATGCCCACATCCGCCGCAATTCGGTAGACCCCTCAGACCTTTTCGAAGCCCACATCGGCGGCATGGATGCCTTTGCGGTGGGTCTGGAAGTAGCCCATCGGATTATTCAGGACGGTAAGTATGCGGCCTTTGTAAAACAGCGCTATGCATCCTTCGATGCTGGAGATGGGGCCCGTTTCGAAAAGGGCCAGATGAAGTTCGAAGAACTGGCAGGTCTTGCAAAGGAATACGGTTCCGTCGGTTTTACCAGCGGCAAACAGGAGCGGCTCGAAAACCTGCTCAATCAGTACCTCTTGGGACTCTAA
- a CDS encoding AraC family transcriptional regulator, with translation MNIKDAVYVYRLVGGDRLSWHGRYHTHGPNDYEFHAFLEGEGAFLLNRKRYHIEGNRLFLTRPREFHSILPEALEKPISYYAFLFEIDPDIPQDQKALELIQVKEQQQQKGITIEGRSRFLLEELYFLSRSKESAQKQAAEYLLLSLIYQWYGHGNLTMESQQTTQTSLFKQNKHVERALQIMEKSIQEKINTQDLAEELGLSEEHFIRLFRKSLGMSPFQYFTRLKIEAASAYLVESFMPIKTISDYFGFENPFHFSRIFKKCTGLSPKDYRKTYTQRI, from the coding sequence GTGAACATTAAAGATGCTGTTTATGTATATCGACTCGTAGGCGGGGATAGGCTTTCATGGCATGGCCGCTACCATACCCATGGGCCAAATGATTATGAATTTCACGCCTTTCTGGAAGGTGAAGGCGCCTTTTTGCTTAACAGAAAGCGTTACCATATCGAAGGGAACCGATTGTTTTTAACCCGTCCACGGGAATTTCATTCCATTTTGCCGGAAGCTTTGGAAAAGCCCATCAGTTATTACGCCTTTTTATTTGAAATAGATCCTGACATTCCTCAGGATCAGAAGGCTTTGGAACTCATCCAGGTGAAAGAACAGCAACAACAAAAGGGAATAACCATAGAAGGACGATCCCGTTTTTTACTGGAAGAACTCTATTTTTTATCCCGTTCAAAAGAATCGGCTCAAAAACAAGCTGCTGAATATCTATTATTGAGTCTTATCTATCAATGGTATGGTCATGGCAACCTTACTATGGAGTCACAACAAACAACCCAAACATCTCTTTTTAAACAAAACAAACATGTCGAACGGGCCTTGCAAATAATGGAAAAATCTATACAGGAAAAAATAAACACCCAGGATTTAGCAGAAGAACTGGGCCTTTCGGAGGAGCATTTTATACGGCTTTTCAGAAAGAGCCTTGGTATGTCTCCCTTTCAATATTTTACCCGCCTTAAAATAGAAGCCGCCAGTGCCTATCTCGTAGAATCCTTCATGCCAATTAAGACCATCTCGGACTACTTTGGCTTTGAAAATCCCTTTCATTTTTCCCGGATTTTTAAAAAATGTACCGGCCTCTCACCCAAGGACTACCGAAAAACATATACACAGCGAATATAG
- the xylB gene encoding xylulokinase: protein MKTVCGIDLGTQSCKVILYDFEKKVVVARSQAPLQMTARNDGSREQEADWYEKALKACFVGIDADLRASIVAIGVSGQQHGFVPLDEQGKPLYSVKLWCDTATAAECEELTNAAGGEAALLAETGLLMLPGYTAPKILWLKKHKPEQFVRLRHVLLPHDYINYLLTGEYVAEYGDASGTALFDIRQRRWSKKICDLIDPNLIQYLPRLIESNQSAGLVSKKASDEFGIPEGALVSSGGGDNMMGAIGTGTVQDGFLTMSLGTSGTLYGYSNTPVVDPQGNLAAFCSSTGGWLPLLCTMNCTVATEEFRKLFGIDVRSFDSAAASAPIGADGIVILPFFNGERTPNLPNGRASVQGITAANFNRENIARAALESAIFGMRIGLESFKALNFKAQEIRLIGGGAKSPLWRSMVANIMNLPVRLPAGEEAAAMGAAIQALWCLETAAGLSSSIEALCNTHVQLEGGQVIEPDPKAVSIYDQAYKTYATYLGALSPLYR, encoded by the coding sequence ATGAAAACAGTCTGCGGAATTGACCTAGGGACGCAGAGCTGTAAGGTTATCCTTTATGATTTTGAGAAAAAGGTGGTGGTTGCCAGGTCCCAGGCGCCATTACAGATGACAGCCAGAAATGATGGCAGTCGTGAGCAGGAAGCTGACTGGTATGAAAAGGCACTTAAAGCCTGTTTTGTAGGAATTGATGCGGACCTGCGTGCTTCTATTGTGGCCATAGGTGTTTCCGGCCAGCAGCATGGTTTTGTTCCTCTGGATGAACAGGGAAAGCCCCTGTATTCGGTAAAACTGTGGTGTGATACCGCAACCGCAGCGGAATGTGAAGAGCTTACGAATGCCGCAGGTGGTGAAGCCGCTCTTTTAGCAGAGACGGGCCTCTTGATGCTTCCGGGGTATACGGCCCCGAAAATCCTCTGGCTCAAAAAACATAAACCGGAACAGTTTGTCCGCCTCAGGCATGTACTGCTTCCCCATGACTACATAAATTACCTCTTAACCGGTGAGTATGTGGCTGAATATGGCGATGCTTCCGGTACCGCTCTTTTTGATATCCGCCAACGCCGTTGGTCTAAAAAGATCTGTGATCTCATCGATCCTAACCTAATTCAGTACCTCCCCCGCCTTATCGAAAGCAACCAGAGTGCCGGTCTCGTGAGTAAAAAAGCCTCCGATGAATTTGGCATTCCAGAAGGTGCTCTGGTTTCTTCAGGGGGAGGGGACAATATGATGGGGGCTATCGGTACCGGCACCGTTCAGGATGGCTTCCTCACTATGAGCCTGGGGACTTCTGGTACCCTCTACGGCTATTCAAATACCCCCGTGGTGGACCCTCAGGGGAACCTGGCGGCTTTCTGCTCTTCCACCGGTGGCTGGCTACCACTTCTCTGTACCATGAATTGTACGGTAGCCACCGAGGAATTCCGTAAGCTTTTTGGTATAGATGTCCGTTCCTTTGACAGTGCTGCAGCCTCTGCTCCTATTGGTGCCGATGGGATTGTAATTCTACCTTTCTTTAATGGCGAGCGGACTCCTAACCTGCCCAATGGCCGAGCCAGTGTACAAGGTATTACAGCGGCTAATTTTAACCGGGAGAATATTGCCCGGGCAGCCCTTGAGTCCGCAATTTTTGGTATGCGGATTGGGCTGGAGTCGTTTAAGGCGCTGAATTTTAAAGCCCAGGAAATCAGGCTCATCGGCGGAGGCGCAAAAAGCCCGCTGTGGCGGAGTATGGTCGCAAATATTATGAACCTGCCGGTCCGGCTACCTGCTGGTGAAGAAGCAGCCGCCATGGGGGCAGCCATACAGGCCCTCTGGTGCCTCGAAACTGCAGCAGGCCTTTCATCAAGCATAGAAGCATTATGTAATACCCATGTACAGCTCGAAGGCGGGCAGGTAATTGAACCGGATCCCAAGGCTGTTTCGATTTATGATCAGGCTTATAAAACCTATGCAACCTATTTGGGGGCTTTAAGTCCCCTATATCGATAG
- a CDS encoding sensor histidine kinase: MVDTYEYFEQLLNSMTDFSPLILTTHIESLKIPVKIATSLGIILTELVTNALKYAYPKGIQGELRVEIVQDAEGLTLKVQDKGRGLPVNFVMKNSSGLGLNLVKALAEQLKGSFSISGTEGTTCIVHIPKEVLAV, from the coding sequence GTGGTAGACACCTATGAATATTTTGAACAGTTACTGAATTCCATGACCGATTTTTCCCCGCTAATCCTTACTACCCATATTGAATCTCTTAAGATTCCGGTTAAAATTGCCACATCCTTAGGTATTATTCTCACTGAACTGGTTACCAATGCCTTAAAATATGCCTACCCCAAAGGTATACAGGGGGAACTCCGGGTCGAAATTGTTCAGGATGCTGAGGGCCTTACCCTAAAGGTTCAGGATAAAGGCAGGGGACTTCCGGTAAATTTTGTTATGAAAAACTCAAGCGGTCTTGGATTGAACCTGGTAAAGGCCCTGGCTGAGCAGTTGAAAGGAAGTTTCAGCATCAGCGGCACAGAGGGAACTACCTGTATCGTTCATATACCGAAAGAAGTACTTGCGGTGTAA
- a CDS encoding PAS domain S-box protein has product MAQLLLVEDDRTLASAEKKLLERRGFSVTIAENGEKAYELLENGLQPDLILMDYHLGSGLDGVKTAELIQLQWDIPIVYLSADTDQEYLKKIEQSASYSFVLKSSSVDILEVSIKMALKLHEAQKKAAEKDRLYHQLYATMHQGVLYYDSEGRIIEANPAAVQILGFSRDQLIGIQQLPPNWKTIQLDGTIIQEEERPVSVTLRTGKTINNFIMGIYRTDQEQYRWLSIDTLLLDESFAPYKIVSTLDDITDRIHLEQELENLFNQMHNGFALHKIILDDQGKPVDYRFLKVNHAFERLTGLSAKDIVGKRVLEVLPNTESYWIETYGKVALTGETITFQNYSSELNRYYEVSAYRPAPKQFAVIISDITDRKLAEAALQGAYQEKATLLKELQHRVKNSFAMIESMVQLAADSYASEEINQALKEIQFRVNAVSQL; this is encoded by the coding sequence ATGGCCCAGTTACTCCTGGTTGAAGATGACCGTACCCTTGCCTCAGCAGAAAAGAAGCTACTAGAACGGCGCGGATTCAGTGTAACCATTGCTGAAAATGGTGAAAAGGCCTATGAACTGCTTGAAAATGGCTTACAACCGGATCTTATATTGATGGACTACCACCTCGGTAGCGGGCTCGATGGAGTAAAAACCGCCGAACTCATTCAACTACAGTGGGATATTCCGATTGTGTACCTTTCTGCCGACACGGACCAGGAATATTTAAAAAAAATAGAACAATCCGCCAGTTATAGCTTTGTTTTAAAAAGCTCCAGCGTTGATATTCTTGAAGTGTCTATTAAAATGGCTCTCAAACTCCATGAGGCACAAAAGAAAGCTGCAGAAAAGGATCGGCTTTACCATCAACTTTACGCAACCATGCACCAGGGGGTTCTGTATTATGATAGTGAGGGTCGTATCATCGAGGCAAACCCTGCGGCAGTACAAATCTTAGGCTTCTCCCGGGACCAACTCATAGGGATACAGCAACTACCACCAAACTGGAAAACCATACAACTAGATGGAACAATTATACAAGAAGAAGAAAGGCCGGTATCTGTAACACTCAGAACGGGAAAAACTATCAACAATTTCATTATGGGTATCTATCGGACCGACCAGGAACAATACCGATGGCTTTCTATTGACACCTTACTTTTAGATGAAAGCTTTGCACCCTATAAGATAGTGTCCACCCTGGATGACATAACTGATCGAATACATCTCGAGCAGGAATTAGAAAATCTCTTTAATCAAATGCACAATGGATTTGCCCTCCACAAGATAATCCTCGATGATCAGGGCAAACCGGTGGATTATCGTTTCCTCAAGGTGAATCATGCCTTTGAACGATTAACGGGTCTTTCTGCAAAGGATATTGTAGGGAAACGGGTTCTCGAAGTCTTACCAAATACCGAATCCTATTGGATAGAAACCTATGGGAAAGTAGCCTTAACCGGTGAAACGATTACTTTCCAAAACTATTCTTCAGAATTAAACCGTTATTACGAAGTCAGTGCATATCGCCCTGCACCAAAGCAATTTGCAGTTATTATTTCGGATATTACTGACCGAAAGTTAGCCGAAGCTGCACTTCAGGGCGCTTATCAAGAGAAAGCAACCCTTCTTAAGGAATTACAGCACCGGGTAAAGAACAGCTTTGCCATGATAGAATCTATGGTTCAGCTTGCCGCAGACTCCTACGCTTCGGAAGAAATAAATCAGGCTCTTAAAGAAATTCAGTTTCGGGTAAATGCGGTTTCCCAACTCTAA
- a CDS encoding pseudouridine synthase gives MAKISALKILQSQGFGSRNECSALIRQKHVHIDERPVADPAEEWDYETIRFIKIDTDTWPFFSQLYLALNKPSGYECSQQPTHHPSVFELFPPQFIKRGIQSAGRLDWDTEGLLLFTDDGPCIHALTSPKKQVTKTYRAGTARPITDEIITKLKTGVLLRDETEPVRAQECIKTGELELELVIDEGKYHQVRRMIAAAGNHCTRLERIAIGSLQLSDLHLERGQWCYLSAEQLAAAGFKTSP, from the coding sequence ATGGCAAAAATATCTGCCCTTAAGATCCTTCAAAGCCAGGGGTTCGGGTCCCGCAATGAGTGCAGTGCCCTTATCAGACAAAAACACGTTCATATTGATGAACGCCCGGTGGCAGATCCTGCAGAGGAATGGGATTATGAGACCATCAGGTTTATCAAAATAGATACTGATACATGGCCTTTCTTCTCTCAGCTCTACCTGGCCCTCAATAAACCTTCAGGCTATGAATGTTCCCAGCAGCCCACCCACCACCCTTCGGTCTTTGAGCTTTTTCCACCTCAGTTTATAAAGCGGGGCATCCAAAGTGCAGGCCGCCTCGACTGGGACACCGAGGGACTTTTACTGTTTACCGATGACGGACCCTGTATCCATGCCCTCACAAGTCCTAAAAAACAGGTGACTAAGACCTATCGGGCTGGCACCGCACGGCCGATAACAGACGAAATAATAACAAAACTTAAAACCGGAGTTCTCTTGCGGGATGAGACTGAGCCTGTGAGAGCCCAGGAATGTATAAAAACTGGAGAATTAGAACTAGAACTGGTTATTGATGAGGGAAAATACCACCAGGTGCGCCGCATGATTGCCGCCGCAGGGAACCATTGCACCCGTCTTGAACGGATTGCCATTGGCTCCCTGCAGCTTTCTGATTTGCACCTTGAACGGGGCCAGTGGTGCTACCTTTCAGCAGAACAACTGGCCGCCGCCGGTTTTAAAACTTCACCATAG
- a CDS encoding undecaprenyl-diphosphate phosphatase: protein MSIFQAIFLGFLQGLTEFLPVSSSGHLVLMQKIFGISEPALLFDTLLHMGTLIAVLIVLWKDVWVLVRRPFQRLSGLIVAGTIPTVIIAVLFKDLIEHAFSSGAFLGIGFLLTTGILLTSEWLSSRKKLGRGEGEMKYADALLIGTLQGVAIFPAVSRSGSTIAGALGVGLDREFAARFSFLMAIPAILGAFVLQIKDLLPALKAHDTEVLFGGIGLPAIITGTVTAAVVGVFAVRFMLNIIKNKSLKGFALYTGILGVLVLLDQLFLHLIF from the coding sequence ATGAGTATTTTTCAGGCCATATTTCTGGGTTTTTTACAGGGACTCACCGAGTTTTTGCCTGTCAGCAGTTCGGGTCACCTGGTGTTAATGCAAAAGATCTTCGGTATTTCTGAGCCCGCACTGTTATTTGATACCCTCTTACACATGGGGACCCTTATTGCGGTACTGATTGTATTATGGAAGGATGTCTGGGTTCTTGTACGGCGGCCTTTTCAGCGGCTTAGCGGGTTAATTGTAGCGGGGACCATTCCTACGGTTATTATTGCTGTTTTGTTTAAAGATCTGATCGAACATGCCTTTTCAAGCGGTGCCTTTTTAGGTATCGGTTTTTTGCTTACAACAGGGATCTTGCTGACCTCTGAGTGGCTTTCTTCACGAAAAAAGCTTGGCCGTGGCGAGGGGGAAATGAAATATGCCGATGCATTGCTCATCGGGACTTTGCAGGGGGTGGCGATTTTCCCCGCCGTTTCCCGTTCCGGTTCTACCATAGCTGGGGCCTTGGGGGTCGGCCTGGACCGGGAGTTTGCAGCCCGCTTCAGTTTTCTCATGGCAATCCCTGCAATTTTAGGGGCCTTTGTACTGCAGATTAAGGATCTTCTGCCGGCTTTGAAGGCCCATGATACGGAAGTCCTCTTTGGTGGTATCGGCCTTCCTGCCATCATCACCGGAACCGTGACAGCTGCCGTAGTCGGCGTCTTTGCTGTCCGTTTTATGCTCAATATTATAAAAAATAAGAGCCTTAAAGGGTTTGCGCTGTATACGGGGATCCTGGGGGTATTGGTGCTCCTGGATCAGCTTTTTTTGCACCTCATATTCTAA